The following are from one region of the Sphingomonas oryzagri genome:
- a CDS encoding glutamine amidotransferase, whose translation MRALVVHHVEHEGLAAFASPLLDRGYAIDHVYAGDPGFTAIDFLEPDLLVLLGGPMGVYERDAYPWIDAELAKIAMRIVADRPTIGVCLGAQLIAAALGAEVKPGPVREVGFAPVSLTDAGRASPLAALAGVPILHWHGDGFTVPEGATLLAETEHFPQAFAIADTVLALQCHPEMGSFDDGIDRWLAEDADYVTGAGTSEAAIRADHAKLGRDAERAGQRMLRDWLARLA comes from the coding sequence GTGCGCGCGCTCGTCGTCCACCATGTCGAGCATGAGGGGCTGGCGGCCTTCGCGTCGCCGCTCCTCGATCGCGGCTATGCGATCGATCATGTCTATGCGGGCGACCCCGGTTTCACGGCCATCGACTTCCTGGAACCGGATCTGCTGGTTCTGCTCGGCGGGCCGATGGGCGTGTACGAACGCGACGCCTATCCGTGGATCGACGCCGAACTGGCGAAGATCGCGATGCGGATCGTGGCGGACAGGCCGACGATCGGCGTCTGCCTTGGCGCGCAACTGATCGCCGCAGCACTCGGTGCCGAGGTGAAGCCCGGCCCGGTGCGCGAGGTCGGCTTCGCGCCCGTCAGCCTCACCGATGCGGGCCGTGCCTCGCCGCTGGCCGCGCTGGCGGGCGTGCCCATCCTGCATTGGCATGGCGACGGCTTTACGGTGCCCGAAGGTGCGACCCTGCTCGCGGAGACCGAACATTTCCCGCAGGCCTTCGCGATCGCCGACACGGTGCTCGCCCTGCAATGCCACCCTGAAATGGGGTCTTTCGACGACGGCATCGATCGCTGGCTGGCGGAGGACGCCGATTACGTGACCGGCGCCGGCACCAGCGAGGCGGCCATTCGCGCCGACCACGCCAAGCTCGGTCGCGATGCCGAACGGGCGGGGCAGCGGATGCTGCGCGACTGGCTCGCCCGGCTCGCCTGA
- a CDS encoding nitronate monooxygenase: MFKGLQPILYGGREVWPLVEGGKGVSATNHMSSGAWAAAGGIGTVSAVNADSYDAEGKIIPQIYRALTRRERHEELIQYAIDGAVEQVKRAYEMASGKGAININVLWEMGGAQRVLQGVLEKTKGLVSGVTCGAGMPYKLSEIAAEHQVSYLPIVSSGRAFRALWKRAYHKAADWLSAVVYEDPWKAGGHNGLSNAEDPLAPEDPYPRVKALRETMREGGISDDVPIVMAGNVWFLREWENWIDNPELGKIAFQFGTRPLLTQESPIPDGWKQRLMTLDEGDVLLHRFSPTGFYSSAVRNPFLRNLEARSDRQIAFSGEAAGDHQFQLDVGVKGKSFWVTRNDLLRAREWYGLGYTMALKTPDNTLVFETPEETKIIRKDQADCMGCLSQCGFSSWADNETNSTGRLADPRSFCIQKTLQEIAHGGDTEQNLMFAGHAAYRFKQDPFYSNGFVPTVKQLVDRILTGD; this comes from the coding sequence TTGTTCAAAGGTCTGCAGCCGATCCTGTATGGCGGCCGCGAAGTGTGGCCGCTCGTAGAAGGTGGCAAGGGTGTCTCGGCGACGAACCACATGTCTTCCGGTGCCTGGGCGGCGGCTGGTGGCATCGGCACGGTCTCGGCGGTCAACGCCGACAGCTACGATGCCGAGGGCAAGATCATCCCGCAGATCTACCGCGCGCTGACGCGGCGGGAACGCCACGAGGAATTGATCCAGTACGCCATTGACGGCGCCGTGGAGCAGGTGAAGCGCGCGTATGAGATGGCGTCCGGCAAGGGCGCGATCAACATCAACGTGCTGTGGGAGATGGGCGGCGCGCAGCGCGTGCTGCAGGGCGTGCTGGAAAAGACCAAGGGTCTCGTGTCCGGCGTCACCTGCGGTGCCGGTATGCCCTACAAGCTCTCCGAGATCGCGGCCGAGCATCAGGTGTCCTACCTGCCGATCGTCAGCTCCGGCCGCGCCTTCCGCGCGCTGTGGAAGCGCGCCTATCACAAGGCGGCGGACTGGCTGTCGGCGGTGGTCTACGAGGATCCGTGGAAGGCGGGCGGCCATAACGGCCTGTCCAACGCGGAAGACCCGCTGGCGCCGGAGGATCCCTATCCCCGCGTCAAGGCGCTGCGCGAGACGATGCGCGAGGGCGGCATTTCGGATGACGTGCCGATCGTGATGGCCGGCAATGTCTGGTTCCTGCGCGAGTGGGAGAATTGGATCGACAATCCGGAACTCGGCAAGATCGCTTTCCAGTTCGGCACGCGCCCGCTGCTGACGCAGGAAAGCCCGATTCCGGACGGCTGGAAACAGCGCCTGATGACGCTCGACGAGGGCGACGTGCTGCTCCACCGCTTCTCGCCGACCGGCTTCTATTCGTCGGCGGTGCGCAATCCGTTCCTGCGCAATCTGGAAGCTCGCTCCGATCGCCAGATCGCCTTCTCCGGCGAGGCGGCAGGGGATCACCAGTTCCAGCTCGATGTCGGCGTGAAGGGCAAGAGCTTCTGGGTCACCCGCAACGACTTGCTGCGCGCCCGCGAATGGTATGGGTTGGGCTACACCATGGCGCTCAAGACGCCGGACAACACCCTGGTGTTCGAGACGCCCGAGGAAACCAAGATCATCCGCAAGGATCAGGCGGACTGCATGGGCTGCCTCAGCCAGTGCGGTTTCTCGTCCTGGGCGGACAACGAGACCAATTCGACCGGCCGCCTCGCCGATCCGCGCAGCTTCTGCATCCAGAAGACGCTGCAGGAGATCGCGCATGGCGGCGATACCGAGCAGAACCTGATGTTCGCCGGCCACGCTGCCTATCGCTTCAAGCAGGATCCCTTCTATTCCAACGGCTTCGTGCCGACGGTGAAGCAGCTCGTCGATCGCATCCTGACCGGGGACTGA
- a CDS encoding glycosyltransferase, with product MPLRVLHLHSTFALGGKEARAVRLMNAFGDAAEHVVLSAVPDALGAREAIDPGVRAEFPGEAAPSLIGRPGPRRYWHFARYMAGFDLVLSYNWGAMDGVAARRLYAGAMKLPPLIHHEDGFNADELVRQKTARVLFRRAMLGAAYRLVVPSERLEKIARKVWHQPASHVRRIANGIPLTRFGPPEPGAIPGFQRAPGDVVVGTMAGLRAVKNLPRLVRAFARSGASGRLVIVGEGPERDAILSAGQAEGIADRLLLPGFLNDPARYVGHFDIFALSSDSEQFPISLIEAMAAGLPVVSTDVGDIRNMVAAENRRYIVPADDEAGFADALGRLLANRDIRHRLGSANRAVAWERYDEKAMIAAYAALYGAAIGRPGAFITQD from the coding sequence ATGCCGCTCCGCGTCCTTCATCTCCACTCGACCTTCGCGCTCGGCGGCAAGGAGGCGCGCGCCGTGCGCCTGATGAACGCCTTCGGCGATGCGGCCGAACATGTCGTGCTGAGCGCGGTGCCCGATGCGCTGGGCGCGCGCGAGGCGATCGATCCGGGCGTCCGCGCGGAATTTCCGGGCGAGGCGGCGCCGTCGCTGATCGGCCGGCCCGGCCCCCGCCGCTACTGGCATTTCGCCCGCTACATGGCGGGTTTCGATCTGGTGCTGAGCTACAATTGGGGCGCCATGGACGGGGTCGCCGCCCGGCGCCTCTATGCCGGGGCGATGAAGCTGCCGCCGCTGATCCATCACGAGGACGGCTTCAACGCCGACGAACTGGTGCGGCAGAAGACGGCGCGCGTGCTGTTCCGCCGGGCGATGCTCGGCGCCGCCTACAGGTTGGTGGTGCCGTCCGAGCGGCTGGAGAAGATCGCGCGGAAGGTCTGGCATCAGCCCGCCAGCCACGTCCGCCGCATCGCCAACGGTATCCCGCTGACCCGCTTCGGCCCGCCCGAACCGGGGGCGATCCCCGGTTTCCAGCGCGCGCCGGGCGACGTCGTGGTCGGCACGATGGCGGGGCTGCGCGCGGTCAAGAACCTGCCCCGCCTCGTCCGCGCCTTCGCGCGCTCGGGCGCGTCGGGGCGGCTGGTGATCGTCGGCGAAGGGCCGGAGCGCGACGCGATCCTGTCCGCCGGGCAGGCGGAGGGTATCGCCGACCGGCTGCTGTTGCCCGGCTTCCTTAACGATCCGGCGCGTTACGTGGGGCATTTCGACATCTTCGCGCTGTCGTCGGACAGCGAACAATTCCCGATCTCGCTGATCGAGGCGATGGCGGCGGGGCTGCCCGTGGTGTCCACCGACGTGGGCGACATCCGCAACATGGTCGCGGCCGAAAACCGGCGATACATCGTTCCCGCCGACGACGAGGCGGGCTTCGCCGATGCGCTCGGCCGGCTGCTGGCCAACCGCGACATCCGCCACCGGCTCGGCTCCGCCAACCGCGCGGTTGCATGGGAACGCTATGATGAAAAGGCCATGATCGCGGCCTATGCGGCGCTCTACGGTGCGGCGATCGGGCGTCCCGGCGCGTTCATCACGCAGGATTAG
- a CDS encoding alpha/beta fold hydrolase gives MASKQRYEDGWWLTTDGLKLHYRDYPGGADGQPPIICIPGLTRNARDFEGVAERLSPEWRVICVDLRGRGESPQSPDSASYSPPTYVLDIGALYVALGIQRAVILGTSLGGLIAMAMALTTPERLAGVLLNDIGPVIASDGLARIKGYVGKSASWPTWLHAARGIAEGERDVFPRYAIEDWLEVAKRRCRLTSAGRVVLDYDMRIGEPIREAPADAPAPDLWPAFSALRGRPIALLRGARSDLLTQACADEMASRLTSLELTVVPDVGHAPSLEEPESAAAIDRLLGRVRAGR, from the coding sequence TTGGCATCGAAGCAGCGCTACGAAGATGGCTGGTGGCTGACGACCGACGGCCTCAAGCTGCATTACCGGGATTATCCGGGCGGGGCCGACGGGCAGCCGCCGATCATCTGCATCCCGGGCCTGACCCGCAACGCGCGCGATTTCGAGGGGGTGGCCGAGCGACTGTCGCCCGAATGGCGGGTGATCTGCGTCGATCTGCGTGGTCGCGGTGAAAGCCCGCAATCGCCCGATTCGGCGAGCTATTCGCCGCCTACCTACGTGCTCGACATCGGCGCGCTCTACGTGGCGCTGGGCATCCAGCGGGCGGTTATCCTGGGCACGTCGCTCGGGGGGCTGATCGCGATGGCGATGGCGCTGACCACGCCCGAGCGGTTGGCCGGCGTGCTGCTCAACGACATCGGGCCGGTGATCGCGAGCGACGGGCTGGCCCGGATCAAGGGCTATGTCGGCAAGAGCGCGAGCTGGCCGACCTGGCTGCACGCCGCGCGCGGCATCGCCGAGGGCGAGCGCGACGTGTTTCCGCGCTATGCCATCGAGGATTGGCTGGAGGTCGCCAAGCGGCGTTGCCGGCTGACATCGGCGGGGCGGGTCGTGCTCGATTACGACATGCGCATCGGCGAGCCGATCCGCGAGGCGCCCGCCGACGCGCCGGCGCCGGACCTGTGGCCGGCCTTCTCCGCGCTGCGCGGTCGCCCGATCGCGCTGCTGCGGGGCGCCCGCAGCGATCTGCTCACCCAGGCCTGCGCGGACGAGATGGCGAGCCGGCTGACCAGCCTCGAACTGACGGTGGTGCCCGACGTCGGCCACGCGCCTTCGCTGGAGGAGCCGGAATCGGCGGCTGCGATCGACCGACTGCTGGGACGGGTCAGAGCGGGACGCTGA
- a CDS encoding protein adenylyltransferase SelO family protein, with product MDFSPQARILSLGDTFYDRVAPADFPQAILRFRNDRAAAEVGLEGLSDAEWIDRFARFRPFEGSLPQPLALRYHGHQFRHYNPDIGDGRGFTFAQMRDADGRLMDFGTKGSGQTPWSRFGDGRLTLKGGVREVLATEMLEALGVNTSRSFSLIETGESLHRGDEASPTRSSVLVRLSHGHIRIGSFQRLATLQDDAGLEALTRYALAELYGEEPGADPAIQLYARVVDRTARLAASYMVAGFVHGVLNSDNINVTGESFDYGPWRWTPYWDGTFTAAYFDQNGLYAFGRQAQAIHWDVAQLAIALSRIAEVDALAAQLDRFPAIYEAALVAGLLRRLGVEPQGEAEDVALADTMVRALQQCTVTIDRFFFDWRGGTRRNALPAYDHPVFQPFVEAIAGYQPAATTDHPYWSDAEPCSMHIEEVEAIWAPIAERDDWSAFTDKVAAIRRMGAALA from the coding sequence ATGGACTTCTCCCCGCAAGCGCGCATCCTGTCTCTCGGCGACACCTTCTACGATCGCGTGGCTCCTGCCGACTTCCCGCAGGCGATCCTGCGCTTCCGCAACGACCGCGCAGCGGCCGAGGTCGGGCTGGAGGGGCTGAGCGACGCCGAGTGGATCGACCGCTTCGCCCGTTTCCGGCCCTTCGAGGGGTCGCTGCCCCAGCCGCTCGCGCTGCGCTATCACGGCCACCAGTTCCGCCACTACAATCCGGACATCGGCGACGGGCGCGGCTTCACCTTCGCGCAGATGCGCGATGCCGATGGCCGACTGATGGATTTCGGCACCAAGGGTTCCGGCCAGACGCCGTGGAGCCGCTTCGGCGACGGCCGCCTCACCCTCAAGGGCGGCGTGCGCGAGGTGCTGGCGACCGAGATGCTCGAGGCGCTGGGTGTAAACACCTCGCGCAGCTTCTCGCTGATCGAGACGGGCGAAAGCCTGCATCGCGGCGACGAAGCGTCCCCCACCCGCTCGTCGGTGCTGGTGCGCCTCTCCCACGGCCATATCCGCATCGGCAGCTTCCAGCGGCTCGCCACGCTGCAGGACGATGCCGGGCTGGAGGCGCTGACCCGCTATGCGCTCGCCGAGCTCTATGGTGAGGAGCCGGGCGCCGATCCCGCCATTCAGCTCTATGCCCGCGTCGTCGATCGCACCGCGCGGCTGGCCGCATCCTATATGGTCGCGGGCTTCGTCCACGGCGTACTCAACAGCGACAATATCAACGTGACGGGCGAGAGCTTCGATTACGGCCCCTGGCGCTGGACGCCTTATTGGGACGGGACCTTCACCGCCGCCTATTTCGACCAGAACGGTCTCTACGCCTTCGGGCGGCAGGCGCAGGCGATCCATTGGGATGTCGCGCAACTCGCCATCGCCTTGTCGCGCATCGCCGAGGTGGACGCACTCGCCGCCCAGCTGGATCGCTTCCCGGCCATCTACGAGGCGGCGCTGGTCGCCGGTCTTCTCCGCCGGCTCGGCGTCGAGCCGCAGGGCGAGGCGGAGGATGTCGCGCTCGCCGACACGATGGTTCGCGCGCTCCAGCAATGCACCGTGACGATCGACCGCTTCTTCTTCGACTGGCGTGGCGGCACGCGGCGCAACGCGCTCCCCGCCTACGATCACCCCGTCTTCCAGCCCTTCGTCGAGGCGATCGCTGGATACCAGCCCGCCGCGACCACCGATCACCCATACTGGTCGGACGCCGAACCCTGTTCGATGCACATCGAGGAGGTCGAGGCGATCTGGGCGCCGATCGCCGAGCGTGACGACTGGAGCGCGTTCACCGACAAAGTCGCCGCGATCCGGCGCATGGGAGCCGCTCTGGCTTGA